The DNA segment GCAGTGTAACATCAGTTTTGGAAGACAGGGAAGGAGGATATTGGTTCTCTACAACAGATAACGGTATTTATCATATGCCGGCTGCGGATATTAAGATATTGAGAAAAGGAAAACAATTGAAATCATCAGATATTCAATGTATAAGCGGTAAAAAAAATCAATTGTTTGTAGGGACTGTTATTTCACAGTTCAATTATTTATATAATAAATTATTATTTAAAGATGCCGGTATAGTTGAATTTCCTGTGGGTGTATCAAGGGCATTATTATATTATGAAAAAAAGGATGCATTGTATTTTTGTTATCATATAGGAAAGCAAGGTGTTATCTGTAAACTTGATAAAAACGGCCTTCATAAATTACCCGTAATTGTTGACGGTAAAATTAATTGTAATATTAAATTGCGTGCATTGTGCATGAACCCCGGTAAAGACGGTATTATATGGGTTGGAGACCACAAAGGAATTTACAAAATAAAGAATGATACAGTTATTGTTGATAATAAAAGTTTTAAATTAAACCTTAGAGTAAATGCCTTACTTCAGAATAACAGCAACAATTTATATATAGCTGCCAAAACCGGATTGTATAAGTACAGATTGAATAATTATGAGTATGATTCATTGATATATCTCGGTGACGGAAATAAATTGTTTCAAAGAAGAGTTGATGATTTGTTGTGGATTGCAAAAGACAGCAGTTTGTGGACAGCAACCAGAGGAGCCGGTATTATTATCAGTAAAAATGATAAAGTTGTTCAAGTTATTGATAAATATAAAGGGTTAACAAGCAATTTCATTACAGCTCTTTATCTTGAGAATGAAAATACTGTTTGGGCCGGTACAAATTATGGTCTTAACAGAATTGAAATTATCGGTAATTTTGAAAAGCAATTTAAAATCCAAACATATACAATTGGTCTTGCATCATATAAAATAAATGATATTTATGTATATTGTAATAATGTTTACTTGGCAACAAATTCAGGGTTGACAGTTTTTAACAATAAAGAGATTTTGCCGAATACTGTAGAACCGCCAACTTATATCACGAATGTCAGCATTGCCGGAAAAGATACCTTGGTTAAGGAACACTATGATTTACCGTATAATTTGAACTCATTGAATATTAGTTTTGTAGGATTGTCTTTCAAGAAATCCGGGAAGTTAACGTATAAATATAAATTAGTAAAAAACGGACGGCCTGTAAAATGGATGACTACAACCAATACCAATGTTAGTTATCCTTTTTTACCTCACGGTAATTATGAGTTTAGTGTATATACTTTAAATGAAGACAATTATCGCAGCAGAGAAACGGCAAAAGTTTCATTCACAATAAAACCACCTTTCCGACAAACATTATGGTTTGTTTTAATCATTATTTTATTTATTGCGTTGCTTGTATTCACCATATTATTTATAATTTACAGAATTAAGCTTAAAGAAATGAAAAAGAGGGTGAAATTGGAAAAACGTATGAATGATTATTTATCTCAGGCATTGCAAAAACAGATGAACCCACATTTTATATTCAATTCTTTAAACTCTATTCAGAGTTTTATCATAAAAAATGATAAGGTAAATTCTTCTTTGTATTTATCAAAGTTTTCCGGCTTAATGAGATTGGTTTTGGAAAATTCTCGCCGGCATTTAGTAACTTTAGAATCAGAAATAGAATCTTTGAGATTGTATATTGATCTTGAAATGCTTCGTTTTGAAAAGAGCTTGAGATGTGAATTTATAATTGATGAAAATTTGCAAACCTCAAAATGCTTAGTTCCGCCAATGATTATACAACCTTTTGTTGAAAATGCAATTTTACACGGATTAACACCAAAAGATGAAAACGGAGTTCTTTTAATCAATTTCGGATTTACAGAGGAAGGGATTATTTGTTTTATTGAAGACAACGGTATTGGCAGGCAAAAAGCAAAAGAAATAAAAGCAAGCAGGATAAGTAAAACCAAATCACTGGGTTCCAAACTTACTTTCTTAAGAATAAATTTGATTAATTCATTAAATACTTGGAAGCTTCAAGCAGAATATGAAGATATTTATAATGATGAAGGATTGCCGGAAGGCACAAGAGTTAAAATAAAATTTCCTGAAATAAGGCAATTTTAATACCGGAAATAATTATATTATTTATATTTGCAACAGAAATATACT comes from the Bacteroidales bacterium genome and includes:
- a CDS encoding histidine kinase; this encodes MFIKKLILFLLFVIQVFLLKSQSPYLKNRSIKDGLPTCETYHIFQDSKAYIWIATDFGVSRYDGYIFQGFDCSHGLPDNTVLEIYEDYKGKIWFIPFSSQLSYFYNDSIYIFKHNSKLREQIKYIYKPPPKQSFFIDSLDNIYYSQNFYEAFKIAADGKIEKFNCDTSDETELIYVKKGCGAFGLCSESSESNRTKIIYDDTSVIIENHNCPTDLIRSVIIDNKGDIIFYRRSNIIYKVSGNKIIKKHQLKYTPAWISVDSENNLWIGTVKNGVFCYKNANPDTKPVYHLLDNSSVTSVLEDREGGYWFSTTDNGIYHMPAADIKILRKGKQLKSSDIQCISGKKNQLFVGTVISQFNYLYNKLLFKDAGIVEFPVGVSRALLYYEKKDALYFCYHIGKQGVICKLDKNGLHKLPVIVDGKINCNIKLRALCMNPGKDGIIWVGDHKGIYKIKNDTVIVDNKSFKLNLRVNALLQNNSNNLYIAAKTGLYKYRLNNYEYDSLIYLGDGNKLFQRRVDDLLWIAKDSSLWTATRGAGIIISKNDKVVQVIDKYKGLTSNFITALYLENENTVWAGTNYGLNRIEIIGNFEKQFKIQTYTIGLASYKINDIYVYCNNVYLATNSGLTVFNNKEILPNTVEPPTYITNVSIAGKDTLVKEHYDLPYNLNSLNISFVGLSFKKSGKLTYKYKLVKNGRPVKWMTTTNTNVSYPFLPHGNYEFSVYTLNEDNYRSRETAKVSFTIKPPFRQTLWFVLIIILFIALLVFTILFIIYRIKLKEMKKRVKLEKRMNDYLSQALQKQMNPHFIFNSLNSIQSFIIKNDKVNSSLYLSKFSGLMRLVLENSRRHLVTLESEIESLRLYIDLEMLRFEKSLRCEFIIDENLQTSKCLVPPMIIQPFVENAILHGLTPKDENGVLLINFGFTEEGIICFIEDNGIGRQKAKEIKASRISKTKSLGSKLTFLRINLINSLNTWKLQAEYEDIYNDEGLPEGTRVKIKFPEIRQF